The nucleotide sequence GGCGCCCAGCACGACGGCCCACAGGCGCAGGGCCGGTATCAGCGTGCGTCCGTTGCGATGCGTCAGCACGGGCAGCACGACCGTCAAGGTACTTTCGGTGAACAGCTGCTGGCGTCCCAGGATCACGATCACGAAACCCACGCAGTAACCCAGTCCCGCGACCAGATGGCGCCAGCCCGTGTCGGGCAGCGCCGCGGACAGCACCGACTGCACGAGGAAGGAAAACCCCATCGAAAGCCCGGCCGCCAGGCCGGACCAGGCCAGCGCCGAGGCCGGTCGCCGCAATGCGGCCTCGCCGTCCTCGCGGACGACCTCATGGATGACCAGCGCATGCGGCGTGGAGTGATCGGCCGCCTGCGTGCGCTCGTCTTCGGACAAATGCGGGGAATGGCCGCCGGCCTCGGTCTCGGTTCCGGCCTCGGTCTCGGTCTCTGAATCGGGTCCGGTCTCGGTGCCGGGCCGCCTGTCGTCGCCGTCGCGGCCGCGCGCATCGCGGCGGCGCGCATCGTCGCGAATACCAGGATCTTTATCGTTGGGCATAGGGGCTGGGGAAGGGGTCATCCGCTTCTGCAGGCCGCGGACGCGGACGTGCAGGCCGCAAGAGCAAACGCCATACCCGCGCCACCGCGCCACCCCGCTGCCCGCGCGGCAGCGCCGCGCCGTGCGCGCGACAGCGTGCCTAGGCCTTCAGGTCGATCTCCAGCCGGATCGCGTCGCCGCGATACGTGACCTCGGCGTAATAGATCACCTGCCCGTCCTCGTCATGGAAGACCCGCGCCACATTGGCAACCGGCGCGTCCTTGGCGATATGCAGCAAGGCGGCGGTTTCCGCGTCGGCCGTCCCTATGGTCAAGGTCTGGTGGGCATTGGCGATGCGGACGCGGCGCAATTCCAGCATGATGGGGATCACGGCGCGCGTGCGGAATTTTTCCGGCGCCAGGGCGAACACCGATCGCGCCACATACAGCGAAATCACGCAGTAGGCACGGCCGTCATTCATATGCAGGCGGCGCATGTAGACGTATCCCTCGTCGCGGCCGCCGCCCACCGGCAGGGGCCGCGGCGTCTCGTCGATCGCCAGGATGATGGGGGCGAGGCTGCGATAGGTATCGCCCAGCTCGCGCAATGAGCTTTCCAGGGGCGCGGTCCGGATCGGCCGCACCGCTTCGGTAACGAAGGTCCCCTGCCCGCGATGGCTGGCCAGCAGCCCTTCGGCGACCAGCAGTTGCACGGCCTGGCGTGCCGTCAGCCGGGCGACGTCGAAG is from Bordetella bronchialis and encodes:
- a CDS encoding formate/nitrite transporter family protein is translated as MPNDKDPGIRDDARRRDARGRDGDDRRPGTETGPDSETETEAGTETEAGGHSPHLSEDERTQAADHSTPHALVIHEVVREDGEAALRRPASALAWSGLAAGLSMGFSFLVQSVLSAALPDTGWRHLVAGLGYCVGFVIVILGRQQLFTESTLTVVLPVLTHRNGRTLIPALRLWAVVLGANVVGTIAFAALLRVPGVFQPDVVQALAEHAMEPMSGDFWSTVLRALFAGWLIALMVWILPSARSARLLTILLISYVVAISHLSHIIAGSAEAAYAVMSDRASVHDFLVRFFLPTLLGNIVGGVSLVAMVNHAAVAAEIEHRD
- a CDS encoding GntR family transcriptional regulator yields the protein MSVHRQTLAPGPIPRYIAVADQLRRRIEKGEWPAGHALPSLQQLAESFDVARLTARQAVQLLVAEGLLASHRGQGTFVTEAVRPIRTAPLESSLRELGDTYRSLAPIILAIDETPRPLPVGGGRDEGYVYMRRLHMNDGRAYCVISLYVARSVFALAPEKFRTRAVIPIMLELRRVRIANAHQTLTIGTADAETAALLHIAKDAPVANVARVFHDEDGQVIYYAEVTYRGDAIRLEIDLKA